In Osmia lignaria lignaria isolate PbOS001 chromosome 5, iyOsmLign1, whole genome shotgun sequence, a single genomic region encodes these proteins:
- the LOC117604876 gene encoding uncharacterized protein LOC117604876 isoform X7: MYNHKMVSSNQPRKTKIFVGRLPENCRNDELRALFLRFGEVTECDVMNRYGFVHMAREEDAAAAIKALHNSNFKGATINVEQSTGKSRGGGGGRRDGDRRGGPMRGGRGGRDGGRDARPGPYNDRRVLPIQLVGYDGSAAGGVATGYTDYNRGAGDFSGRGADFGTGYTDRGAYGQNVGSAAMGYTSTAPGMGGGYGPATGAVGGYGPTGTADYGRTDYSRAADFGARTDYVVGGGMTGDFSRGAPGPMDYGRTDNFGANRTVDYTARNDYDRTATGPMRNGGGAVATTGYGTGYTDVGYDESHWPMSTGPSYSTGAPSYSTGPGPQADMFSRRPGSAVPSGGYPPVGGGYTEGYDRPDAYGPPRSGGRFPGPADAMPPRY, translated from the exons ATGTATAATCAT aaaatgGTTTCATCTAATCAACCG aggaaaacaaaaatatttgtgGGTCGGTTACCAGAAAATTGTCGCAACGATGAGTTGCGAGCATTATTTTTACGTTTTGGTGAGGTAACTGAGTGCGATGTCATGAATCGGTATGGGTTTGTCCACATGGCGCGCGAGGAAGATGCGGCTGCAGCGATCAAAGCGCTTCACAATTCCAACTTCAAAGGGGCGACAATCAATGTGGAACAGTCTACCGGCAAATcacgtggaggaggaggaggacgcAGGGATGGCGACAGAAGAGGTGGACCAATGAGAGGTGGTAGAGGAGGACGAGACGGTGGTAGAGACGCTCGTCCTGGACCTTACAATGATAGAAGAG TTCTTCCGATCCAACTCGTTGGTTACGATGGATCTGCTGCAGGTGGCGTCGCAACCGGGTACACCGATTACAATCGTGGCGCTGGAGACTTTAGTGGACGTGGGGCTGACTTCGGGACCGGATACACCGACCGTGGAGCGTACGGGCAAAACGTGGGTAGCGCGGCGATGGGCTACACTTCAACAGCGCCTGGAATGGGAGGAGGATACGGACCAGCCACCGGAGCAGTTGGAGGATACGGACCTACCGGAACAGCTGACTACGGCCGAACAGACTATAGCCGCGCTGCAGATTTTGGAGCTAGAACAGATTatg TTGTTGGAGGTGGAATGACTGGGGATTTTAGTCGTGGCGCACCAGGTCCAATGGATTATGGACGTACTGATAACTTTGGTGCAAATCGCACTGTTGATTATACAGCTAGAAATGATTATGATCGAACTGCAACAGGACCTATGAGAAATGGTGGTGGTGCGGTTGCCACTACTGGGTATGGCACAGGGTACACAGATGTAGGATATGATGAAAGCCACTG GCCAATGAGTACAGGACCCAGCTACAGCACTGGGGCACCTAGTTACAGTACTGGTCCAGGACCACAAGCAGATATGTTTAGTAGAAGACCAGGCAGTGCTGTCCCCAGTGGTGGATATCCTCCTGTTGGTGGAGG TTATACCGAAGGATACGACAGACCAGACGCATATGGTCCTCCGCGTAGTGGTGGACG CTTCCCAGGTCCGGCAGACGCGATGCCACCGAGGTACTAA
- the LOC117604876 gene encoding uncharacterized protein LOC117604876 isoform X6 encodes MYNHKMVSSNQPRKTKIFVGRLPENCRNDELRALFLRFGEVTECDVMNRYGFVHMAREEDAAAAIKALHNSNFKGATINVEQSTGKSRGGGGGRRDGDRRGGPMRGGVATGYTDYNRGAGDFSGRGADFGTGYTDRGAYGQNVGSAAMGYTSTAPGMGGGYGPATGAVGGYGPTGTADYGRTDYSRAADFGARTDYVVGGGMTGDFSRGAPGPMDYGRTDNFGANRTVDYTARNDYDRTATGPMRNGGGAVATTGYGTGYTDVGYDESHWGYPGGPGDMMGGPGGVSQGATMAYDRRDGPPVNDMPPFNRPMSTGPSYSTGAPSYSTGPGPQADMFSRRPGSAVPSGGYPPVGGGYTEGYDRPDAYGPPRSGGRFPGPADAMPPRY; translated from the exons ATGTATAATCAT aaaatgGTTTCATCTAATCAACCG aggaaaacaaaaatatttgtgGGTCGGTTACCAGAAAATTGTCGCAACGATGAGTTGCGAGCATTATTTTTACGTTTTGGTGAGGTAACTGAGTGCGATGTCATGAATCGGTATGGGTTTGTCCACATGGCGCGCGAGGAAGATGCGGCTGCAGCGATCAAAGCGCTTCACAATTCCAACTTCAAAGGGGCGACAATCAATGTGGAACAGTCTACCGGCAAATcacgtggaggaggaggaggacgcAGGGATGGCGACAGAAGAGGTGGACCAATGAGAG GTGGCGTCGCAACCGGGTACACCGATTACAATCGTGGCGCTGGAGACTTTAGTGGACGTGGGGCTGACTTCGGGACCGGATACACCGACCGTGGAGCGTACGGGCAAAACGTGGGTAGCGCGGCGATGGGCTACACTTCAACAGCGCCTGGAATGGGAGGAGGATACGGACCAGCCACCGGAGCAGTTGGAGGATACGGACCTACCGGAACAGCTGACTACGGCCGAACAGACTATAGCCGCGCTGCAGATTTTGGAGCTAGAACAGATTatg TTGTTGGAGGTGGAATGACTGGGGATTTTAGTCGTGGCGCACCAGGTCCAATGGATTATGGACGTACTGATAACTTTGGTGCAAATCGCACTGTTGATTATACAGCTAGAAATGATTATGATCGAACTGCAACAGGACCTATGAGAAATGGTGGTGGTGCGGTTGCCACTACTGGGTATGGCACAGGGTACACAGATGTAGGATATGATGAAAGCCACTG GGGTTATCCGGGCGGGCCTGGGGATATGATGGGTGGGCCCGGGGGGGTAAGTCAGGGAGCTACGATGGCCTATGACAGGAGGGATGGTCCCCCTGTTAATGATATGCCTCCGTTTAACAGGCCAATGAGTACAGGACCCAGCTACAGCACTGGGGCACCTAGTTACAGTACTGGTCCAGGACCACAAGCAGATATGTTTAGTAGAAGACCAGGCAGTGCTGTCCCCAGTGGTGGATATCCTCCTGTTGGTGGAGG TTATACCGAAGGATACGACAGACCAGACGCATATGGTCCTCCGCGTAGTGGTGGACG CTTCCCAGGTCCGGCAGACGCGATGCCACCGAGGTACTAA
- the LOC117604876 gene encoding uncharacterized protein LOC117604876 isoform X4 has protein sequence MYNHKMVSSNQPRKTKIFVGRLPENCRNDELRALFLRFGEVTECDVMNRYGFVHMAREEDAAAAIKALHNSNFKGATINVEQSTGKSRGGGGGRRDGDRRGGPMRGGRGGRDGGRDARPGPYNDRRGGVATGYTDYNRGAGDFSGRGADFGTGYTDRGAYGQNVGSAAMGYTSTAPGMGGGYGPATGAVGGYGPTGTADYGRTDYSRAADFGARTDYVVGGGMTGDFSRGAPGPMDYGRTDNFGANRTVDYTARNDYDRTATGPMRNGGGAVATTGYGTGYTDVGYDESHWGYPGGPGDMMGGPGGVSQGATMAYDRRDGPPVNDMPPFNRPMSTGPSYSTGAPSYSTGPGPQADMFSRRPGSAVPSGGYPPVGGGYTEGYDRPDAYGPPRSGGRFPGPADAMPPRY, from the exons ATGTATAATCAT aaaatgGTTTCATCTAATCAACCG aggaaaacaaaaatatttgtgGGTCGGTTACCAGAAAATTGTCGCAACGATGAGTTGCGAGCATTATTTTTACGTTTTGGTGAGGTAACTGAGTGCGATGTCATGAATCGGTATGGGTTTGTCCACATGGCGCGCGAGGAAGATGCGGCTGCAGCGATCAAAGCGCTTCACAATTCCAACTTCAAAGGGGCGACAATCAATGTGGAACAGTCTACCGGCAAATcacgtggaggaggaggaggacgcAGGGATGGCGACAGAAGAGGTGGACCAATGAGAGGTGGTAGAGGAGGACGAGACGGTGGTAGAGACGCTCGTCCTGGACCTTACAATGATAGAAGAG GTGGCGTCGCAACCGGGTACACCGATTACAATCGTGGCGCTGGAGACTTTAGTGGACGTGGGGCTGACTTCGGGACCGGATACACCGACCGTGGAGCGTACGGGCAAAACGTGGGTAGCGCGGCGATGGGCTACACTTCAACAGCGCCTGGAATGGGAGGAGGATACGGACCAGCCACCGGAGCAGTTGGAGGATACGGACCTACCGGAACAGCTGACTACGGCCGAACAGACTATAGCCGCGCTGCAGATTTTGGAGCTAGAACAGATTatg TTGTTGGAGGTGGAATGACTGGGGATTTTAGTCGTGGCGCACCAGGTCCAATGGATTATGGACGTACTGATAACTTTGGTGCAAATCGCACTGTTGATTATACAGCTAGAAATGATTATGATCGAACTGCAACAGGACCTATGAGAAATGGTGGTGGTGCGGTTGCCACTACTGGGTATGGCACAGGGTACACAGATGTAGGATATGATGAAAGCCACTG GGGTTATCCGGGCGGGCCTGGGGATATGATGGGTGGGCCCGGGGGGGTAAGTCAGGGAGCTACGATGGCCTATGACAGGAGGGATGGTCCCCCTGTTAATGATATGCCTCCGTTTAACAGGCCAATGAGTACAGGACCCAGCTACAGCACTGGGGCACCTAGTTACAGTACTGGTCCAGGACCACAAGCAGATATGTTTAGTAGAAGACCAGGCAGTGCTGTCCCCAGTGGTGGATATCCTCCTGTTGGTGGAGG TTATACCGAAGGATACGACAGACCAGACGCATATGGTCCTCCGCGTAGTGGTGGACG CTTCCCAGGTCCGGCAGACGCGATGCCACCGAGGTACTAA
- the LOC117604876 gene encoding uncharacterized protein LOC117604876 isoform X8 encodes MYNHKMVSSNQPRKTKIFVGRLPENCRNDELRALFLRFGEVTECDVMNRYGFVHMAREEDAAAAIKALHNSNFKGATINVEQSTGKSRGGGGGRRDGDRRGGPMRGGRGGRDGGRDARPGPYNDRRGGVATGYTDYNRGAGDFSGRGADFGTGYTDRGAYGQNVGSAAMGYTSTAPGMGGGYGPATGAVGGYGPTGTADYGRTDYSRAADFGARTDYVVGGGMTGDFSRGAPGPMDYGRTDNFGANRTVDYTARNDYDRTATGPMRNGGGAVATTGYGTGYTDVGYDESHWPMSTGPSYSTGAPSYSTGPGPQADMFSRRPGSAVPSGGYPPVGGGYTEGYDRPDAYGPPRSGGRFPGPADAMPPRY; translated from the exons ATGTATAATCAT aaaatgGTTTCATCTAATCAACCG aggaaaacaaaaatatttgtgGGTCGGTTACCAGAAAATTGTCGCAACGATGAGTTGCGAGCATTATTTTTACGTTTTGGTGAGGTAACTGAGTGCGATGTCATGAATCGGTATGGGTTTGTCCACATGGCGCGCGAGGAAGATGCGGCTGCAGCGATCAAAGCGCTTCACAATTCCAACTTCAAAGGGGCGACAATCAATGTGGAACAGTCTACCGGCAAATcacgtggaggaggaggaggacgcAGGGATGGCGACAGAAGAGGTGGACCAATGAGAGGTGGTAGAGGAGGACGAGACGGTGGTAGAGACGCTCGTCCTGGACCTTACAATGATAGAAGAG GTGGCGTCGCAACCGGGTACACCGATTACAATCGTGGCGCTGGAGACTTTAGTGGACGTGGGGCTGACTTCGGGACCGGATACACCGACCGTGGAGCGTACGGGCAAAACGTGGGTAGCGCGGCGATGGGCTACACTTCAACAGCGCCTGGAATGGGAGGAGGATACGGACCAGCCACCGGAGCAGTTGGAGGATACGGACCTACCGGAACAGCTGACTACGGCCGAACAGACTATAGCCGCGCTGCAGATTTTGGAGCTAGAACAGATTatg TTGTTGGAGGTGGAATGACTGGGGATTTTAGTCGTGGCGCACCAGGTCCAATGGATTATGGACGTACTGATAACTTTGGTGCAAATCGCACTGTTGATTATACAGCTAGAAATGATTATGATCGAACTGCAACAGGACCTATGAGAAATGGTGGTGGTGCGGTTGCCACTACTGGGTATGGCACAGGGTACACAGATGTAGGATATGATGAAAGCCACTG GCCAATGAGTACAGGACCCAGCTACAGCACTGGGGCACCTAGTTACAGTACTGGTCCAGGACCACAAGCAGATATGTTTAGTAGAAGACCAGGCAGTGCTGTCCCCAGTGGTGGATATCCTCCTGTTGGTGGAGG TTATACCGAAGGATACGACAGACCAGACGCATATGGTCCTCCGCGTAGTGGTGGACG CTTCCCAGGTCCGGCAGACGCGATGCCACCGAGGTACTAA
- the LOC117604876 gene encoding uncharacterized protein LOC117604876 isoform X5, giving the protein MYNHKMVSSNQPRKTKIFVGRLPENCRNDELRALFLRFGEVTECDVMNRYGFVHMAREEDAAAAIKALHNSNFKGATINVEQSTGKSRGGGGGRRDGDRRGGPMRVLPIQLVGYDGSAAGGVATGYTDYNRGAGDFSGRGADFGTGYTDRGAYGQNVGSAAMGYTSTAPGMGGGYGPATGAVGGYGPTGTADYGRTDYSRAADFGARTDYVVGGGMTGDFSRGAPGPMDYGRTDNFGANRTVDYTARNDYDRTATGPMRNGGGAVATTGYGTGYTDVGYDESHWGYPGGPGDMMGGPGGVSQGATMAYDRRDGPPVNDMPPFNRPMSTGPSYSTGAPSYSTGPGPQADMFSRRPGSAVPSGGYPPVGGGYTEGYDRPDAYGPPRSGGRFPGPADAMPPRY; this is encoded by the exons ATGTATAATCAT aaaatgGTTTCATCTAATCAACCG aggaaaacaaaaatatttgtgGGTCGGTTACCAGAAAATTGTCGCAACGATGAGTTGCGAGCATTATTTTTACGTTTTGGTGAGGTAACTGAGTGCGATGTCATGAATCGGTATGGGTTTGTCCACATGGCGCGCGAGGAAGATGCGGCTGCAGCGATCAAAGCGCTTCACAATTCCAACTTCAAAGGGGCGACAATCAATGTGGAACAGTCTACCGGCAAATcacgtggaggaggaggaggacgcAGGGATGGCGACAGAAGAGGTGGACCAATGAGAG TTCTTCCGATCCAACTCGTTGGTTACGATGGATCTGCTGCAGGTGGCGTCGCAACCGGGTACACCGATTACAATCGTGGCGCTGGAGACTTTAGTGGACGTGGGGCTGACTTCGGGACCGGATACACCGACCGTGGAGCGTACGGGCAAAACGTGGGTAGCGCGGCGATGGGCTACACTTCAACAGCGCCTGGAATGGGAGGAGGATACGGACCAGCCACCGGAGCAGTTGGAGGATACGGACCTACCGGAACAGCTGACTACGGCCGAACAGACTATAGCCGCGCTGCAGATTTTGGAGCTAGAACAGATTatg TTGTTGGAGGTGGAATGACTGGGGATTTTAGTCGTGGCGCACCAGGTCCAATGGATTATGGACGTACTGATAACTTTGGTGCAAATCGCACTGTTGATTATACAGCTAGAAATGATTATGATCGAACTGCAACAGGACCTATGAGAAATGGTGGTGGTGCGGTTGCCACTACTGGGTATGGCACAGGGTACACAGATGTAGGATATGATGAAAGCCACTG GGGTTATCCGGGCGGGCCTGGGGATATGATGGGTGGGCCCGGGGGGGTAAGTCAGGGAGCTACGATGGCCTATGACAGGAGGGATGGTCCCCCTGTTAATGATATGCCTCCGTTTAACAGGCCAATGAGTACAGGACCCAGCTACAGCACTGGGGCACCTAGTTACAGTACTGGTCCAGGACCACAAGCAGATATGTTTAGTAGAAGACCAGGCAGTGCTGTCCCCAGTGGTGGATATCCTCCTGTTGGTGGAGG TTATACCGAAGGATACGACAGACCAGACGCATATGGTCCTCCGCGTAGTGGTGGACG CTTCCCAGGTCCGGCAGACGCGATGCCACCGAGGTACTAA
- the LOC117604876 gene encoding uncharacterized protein LOC117604876 isoform X1, which produces MYNHKMVSSNQPRKTKIFVGRLPENCRNDELRALFLRFGEVTECDVMNRYGFVHMAREEDAAAAIKALHNSNFKGATINVEQSTGKSRGGGGGRRDGDRRGGPMRGGRGGRDGGRDARPGPYNDRRVLPIQLVGYDGSAAGGVATGYTDYNRGAGDFSGRGADFGTGYTDRGAYGQNVGSAAMGYTSTAPGMGGGYGPATGAVGGYGPTGTADYGRTDYSRAADFGARTDYVVGGGMTGDFSRGAPGPMDYGRTDNFGANRTVDYTARNDYDRTATGPMRNGGGAVATTGYGTGYTDVGYDESHWGYPGGPGDMMGGPGGVSQGATMAYDRRDGPPVNDMPPFNRPMSTGPSYSTGAPSYSTGPGPQADMFSRRPGSAVPSGGYPPVGGGYTEGYDRPDAYGPPRSGGRFPGPADAMPPRY; this is translated from the exons ATGTATAATCAT aaaatgGTTTCATCTAATCAACCG aggaaaacaaaaatatttgtgGGTCGGTTACCAGAAAATTGTCGCAACGATGAGTTGCGAGCATTATTTTTACGTTTTGGTGAGGTAACTGAGTGCGATGTCATGAATCGGTATGGGTTTGTCCACATGGCGCGCGAGGAAGATGCGGCTGCAGCGATCAAAGCGCTTCACAATTCCAACTTCAAAGGGGCGACAATCAATGTGGAACAGTCTACCGGCAAATcacgtggaggaggaggaggacgcAGGGATGGCGACAGAAGAGGTGGACCAATGAGAGGTGGTAGAGGAGGACGAGACGGTGGTAGAGACGCTCGTCCTGGACCTTACAATGATAGAAGAG TTCTTCCGATCCAACTCGTTGGTTACGATGGATCTGCTGCAGGTGGCGTCGCAACCGGGTACACCGATTACAATCGTGGCGCTGGAGACTTTAGTGGACGTGGGGCTGACTTCGGGACCGGATACACCGACCGTGGAGCGTACGGGCAAAACGTGGGTAGCGCGGCGATGGGCTACACTTCAACAGCGCCTGGAATGGGAGGAGGATACGGACCAGCCACCGGAGCAGTTGGAGGATACGGACCTACCGGAACAGCTGACTACGGCCGAACAGACTATAGCCGCGCTGCAGATTTTGGAGCTAGAACAGATTatg TTGTTGGAGGTGGAATGACTGGGGATTTTAGTCGTGGCGCACCAGGTCCAATGGATTATGGACGTACTGATAACTTTGGTGCAAATCGCACTGTTGATTATACAGCTAGAAATGATTATGATCGAACTGCAACAGGACCTATGAGAAATGGTGGTGGTGCGGTTGCCACTACTGGGTATGGCACAGGGTACACAGATGTAGGATATGATGAAAGCCACTG GGGTTATCCGGGCGGGCCTGGGGATATGATGGGTGGGCCCGGGGGGGTAAGTCAGGGAGCTACGATGGCCTATGACAGGAGGGATGGTCCCCCTGTTAATGATATGCCTCCGTTTAACAGGCCAATGAGTACAGGACCCAGCTACAGCACTGGGGCACCTAGTTACAGTACTGGTCCAGGACCACAAGCAGATATGTTTAGTAGAAGACCAGGCAGTGCTGTCCCCAGTGGTGGATATCCTCCTGTTGGTGGAGG TTATACCGAAGGATACGACAGACCAGACGCATATGGTCCTCCGCGTAGTGGTGGACG CTTCCCAGGTCCGGCAGACGCGATGCCACCGAGGTACTAA
- the LOC117604876 gene encoding uncharacterized protein LOC117604876 isoform X3 translates to MYNHKMVSSNQPRKTKIFVGRLPENCRNDELRALFLRFGEVTECDVMNRYGFVHMAREEDAAAAIKALHNSNFKGATINVEQSTGKSRGGGGGRRDGDRRGGPMRGGRGGRDGGRDARPGPYNDRRVLPIQLVGYDGSAAGGVATGYTDYNRGAGDFSGRGADFGTGYTDRGAYGQNVGSAAMGYTSTAPGMGGGYGPATGAVGGYGPTGTADYGRTDYSRAADFGARTDYVVGGGMTGDFSRGAPGPMDYGRTDNFGANRTVDYTARNDYDRTATGPMRNGGGAVATTGYGTGYTDVGYDESHWGYPGGPGDMMGGPGGVSQGATMAYDRRDGPPVNDMPPFNRPMSTGPSYSTGAPSYSTGPGPQADMFSRRPGSAVPSGGYPPVGGGYTEGYDRPDAYGPPRSGGRLQAG, encoded by the exons ATGTATAATCAT aaaatgGTTTCATCTAATCAACCG aggaaaacaaaaatatttgtgGGTCGGTTACCAGAAAATTGTCGCAACGATGAGTTGCGAGCATTATTTTTACGTTTTGGTGAGGTAACTGAGTGCGATGTCATGAATCGGTATGGGTTTGTCCACATGGCGCGCGAGGAAGATGCGGCTGCAGCGATCAAAGCGCTTCACAATTCCAACTTCAAAGGGGCGACAATCAATGTGGAACAGTCTACCGGCAAATcacgtggaggaggaggaggacgcAGGGATGGCGACAGAAGAGGTGGACCAATGAGAGGTGGTAGAGGAGGACGAGACGGTGGTAGAGACGCTCGTCCTGGACCTTACAATGATAGAAGAG TTCTTCCGATCCAACTCGTTGGTTACGATGGATCTGCTGCAGGTGGCGTCGCAACCGGGTACACCGATTACAATCGTGGCGCTGGAGACTTTAGTGGACGTGGGGCTGACTTCGGGACCGGATACACCGACCGTGGAGCGTACGGGCAAAACGTGGGTAGCGCGGCGATGGGCTACACTTCAACAGCGCCTGGAATGGGAGGAGGATACGGACCAGCCACCGGAGCAGTTGGAGGATACGGACCTACCGGAACAGCTGACTACGGCCGAACAGACTATAGCCGCGCTGCAGATTTTGGAGCTAGAACAGATTatg TTGTTGGAGGTGGAATGACTGGGGATTTTAGTCGTGGCGCACCAGGTCCAATGGATTATGGACGTACTGATAACTTTGGTGCAAATCGCACTGTTGATTATACAGCTAGAAATGATTATGATCGAACTGCAACAGGACCTATGAGAAATGGTGGTGGTGCGGTTGCCACTACTGGGTATGGCACAGGGTACACAGATGTAGGATATGATGAAAGCCACTG GGGTTATCCGGGCGGGCCTGGGGATATGATGGGTGGGCCCGGGGGGGTAAGTCAGGGAGCTACGATGGCCTATGACAGGAGGGATGGTCCCCCTGTTAATGATATGCCTCCGTTTAACAGGCCAATGAGTACAGGACCCAGCTACAGCACTGGGGCACCTAGTTACAGTACTGGTCCAGGACCACAAGCAGATATGTTTAGTAGAAGACCAGGCAGTGCTGTCCCCAGTGGTGGATATCCTCCTGTTGGTGGAGG TTATACCGAAGGATACGACAGACCAGACGCATATGGTCCTCCGCGTAGTGGTGGACG ATTACAAGCGGGATGA
- the LOC117604876 gene encoding uncharacterized protein LOC117604876 isoform X2, whose translation MVSSNQPRKTKIFVGRLPENCRNDELRALFLRFGEVTECDVMNRYGFVHMAREEDAAAAIKALHNSNFKGATINVEQSTGKSRGGGGGRRDGDRRGGPMRGGRGGRDGGRDARPGPYNDRRVLPIQLVGYDGSAAGGVATGYTDYNRGAGDFSGRGADFGTGYTDRGAYGQNVGSAAMGYTSTAPGMGGGYGPATGAVGGYGPTGTADYGRTDYSRAADFGARTDYVVGGGMTGDFSRGAPGPMDYGRTDNFGANRTVDYTARNDYDRTATGPMRNGGGAVATTGYGTGYTDVGYDESHWGYPGGPGDMMGGPGGVSQGATMAYDRRDGPPVNDMPPFNRPMSTGPSYSTGAPSYSTGPGPQADMFSRRPGSAVPSGGYPPVGGGYTEGYDRPDAYGPPRSGGRFPGPADAMPPRY comes from the exons atgGTTTCATCTAATCAACCG aggaaaacaaaaatatttgtgGGTCGGTTACCAGAAAATTGTCGCAACGATGAGTTGCGAGCATTATTTTTACGTTTTGGTGAGGTAACTGAGTGCGATGTCATGAATCGGTATGGGTTTGTCCACATGGCGCGCGAGGAAGATGCGGCTGCAGCGATCAAAGCGCTTCACAATTCCAACTTCAAAGGGGCGACAATCAATGTGGAACAGTCTACCGGCAAATcacgtggaggaggaggaggacgcAGGGATGGCGACAGAAGAGGTGGACCAATGAGAGGTGGTAGAGGAGGACGAGACGGTGGTAGAGACGCTCGTCCTGGACCTTACAATGATAGAAGAG TTCTTCCGATCCAACTCGTTGGTTACGATGGATCTGCTGCAGGTGGCGTCGCAACCGGGTACACCGATTACAATCGTGGCGCTGGAGACTTTAGTGGACGTGGGGCTGACTTCGGGACCGGATACACCGACCGTGGAGCGTACGGGCAAAACGTGGGTAGCGCGGCGATGGGCTACACTTCAACAGCGCCTGGAATGGGAGGAGGATACGGACCAGCCACCGGAGCAGTTGGAGGATACGGACCTACCGGAACAGCTGACTACGGCCGAACAGACTATAGCCGCGCTGCAGATTTTGGAGCTAGAACAGATTatg TTGTTGGAGGTGGAATGACTGGGGATTTTAGTCGTGGCGCACCAGGTCCAATGGATTATGGACGTACTGATAACTTTGGTGCAAATCGCACTGTTGATTATACAGCTAGAAATGATTATGATCGAACTGCAACAGGACCTATGAGAAATGGTGGTGGTGCGGTTGCCACTACTGGGTATGGCACAGGGTACACAGATGTAGGATATGATGAAAGCCACTG GGGTTATCCGGGCGGGCCTGGGGATATGATGGGTGGGCCCGGGGGGGTAAGTCAGGGAGCTACGATGGCCTATGACAGGAGGGATGGTCCCCCTGTTAATGATATGCCTCCGTTTAACAGGCCAATGAGTACAGGACCCAGCTACAGCACTGGGGCACCTAGTTACAGTACTGGTCCAGGACCACAAGCAGATATGTTTAGTAGAAGACCAGGCAGTGCTGTCCCCAGTGGTGGATATCCTCCTGTTGGTGGAGG TTATACCGAAGGATACGACAGACCAGACGCATATGGTCCTCCGCGTAGTGGTGGACG CTTCCCAGGTCCGGCAGACGCGATGCCACCGAGGTACTAA